A DNA window from Drosophila pseudoobscura strain MV-25-SWS-2005 chromosome 2, UCI_Dpse_MV25, whole genome shotgun sequence contains the following coding sequences:
- the LOC6897316 gene encoding prolyl 4-hydroxylase subunit alpha-2-like isoform X1, whose amino-acid sequence MSGFGLKIVLFLLAQAAALGLVWNQLELEQTEQLLVENLKQYLLELRQRHQMIKKTLHQLRAESGRDGEFFEIHLSVPQRAMALIRRLHEDWPNWMVYLNATEGGEGQIIVAKELRQRLPKREDLIQAANDVHKLQITYNLKPHDQYFRPLNSRDCLALGTYLAHQRNHQHAEEWLKLSLKLYRAGETKNRTSFYKDAQYKHLLYHLGVTKYAQNPSDGYALKLIAKAYSLAPHDEQIVDHAEYVLEQRPYFDGCRGAFPTKSHHHSLHCRYHNKGSAFSRLAPLKLEIFSHDPYVVIYHDVLYDAEMQGLIDSTRRRMSRSMVQYEIRQIEISEQRTSKEAPFTEKNDPQLLKRIYDRLKDMTGCNMLRSEHLSILLYDQGGHHDPHVDYHDLYWHPQEYEYHPFGDRQASVVFYLNDVEDGGETVFPKLQLVIPPTKGSALMWHNLRPWGEGDPRTQHASCPVLSGYKQGKAAILYPSVLTLLPSLVAIQWILQGTRDLVTAKDALSKRLKSLHSHMGHAPLQ is encoded by the exons AAGCAATATCTCTTGGAGCTAAGACAAAGGCATCAGATGATTAAAAA GACGCTTCATCAATTGCGTGCGGAGAGCGGCAGAGATGGTGAATTCTTTGAAATACATTTGTCGGTGCCACAGCGGGCCATGGCATTAATCCGACGTCTCCATGAAGATTGGCCTAATTGGATGGTGTATCTCAATGCcacagaaggaggagaag GCCAAATCATAGTGGCTAAAGAACTCCGTCAAAGATTGCCCAAAAGAGAAGATCTCATCCAAGCAGCTAATGATGTTCATAAACTGCAAATTACTTACAATCTAAAGCCACATGACCAATATTT CCGCCCATTAAATTCAAGGGACTGTCTGGCACTGGGAACTTATCTAGCACATCAGAGGAACCACCAACATGCGGAGGAATGGCTGAAGTTATCCCTGAAGCTTTACAGAGCAGGCGAAACAAAGAATCGCACATCGTTTTACAAGGACGCCCAGTACAAGCATCTGTTGTATCATCTAGGAGTAACAAAGTACGCTCAAAACCCATCGGATGGATATGCCTTAAAGTTGATAGCCAAGGCGTATTCCCTGGCCCCTCACGATGAACAAATTGTAGACCACGCGGAGTATGTGCTGGAACAACGGCCCTATTTCGATGGATGCCGTGGTGCGTTTCCGACCAAATCCCATCACCACAGTCTCCACTGTCGGTACCACAACAAGGGGTCTGCTTTCTCGAGGCTGGCCCCATTGAAACTAGAGATATTTAGCCATGATCCCTATGTAGTGATCTACCATGATGTTCTATACGACGCGGAAATGCAAGGTTTGATCGATTCTACACGCCGCAGAATGAGCCGCTCCATGGTGCAGTACGAGATCCGTCAGATCGAGATTTCAGAGCAGCGCACCTCAAAGGAAGCTCCCTTCACGGAGAAGAATGATCCACAGCTGTTGAAACGCATCTACGATCGTCTCAAGGATATGACTGGCTGTAATATGTTGAGGTCCGAGCATCTTAGTATTCTTCTCTACGATCAGGGCGGGCATCATGATCCCCATGTGGATTACCATGATTTGTATTGG CATCCgcaggagtacgagtatcatCCTTTCGGAGATCGACAAGCCTCCGTTGTATTCTAT CTAAACGATGTGGAAGATGGCGGCGAAACAGTTTTCCCCAAACTGCAATTGGTAATACCTCCTACGAAAGGATCTGCTTTGATGTGGCATAATCTAAGGCCATGGGGCGAAGGCGATCCTCGTACGCAGCATGCCTCTTGTCCAGTTCTTAGCGGCTACAAACAGGGTAAGGCTGCTATACTTTATCCTTCGGTTTTAACATTGCTTCCCTCTTTAGTGGCCATTCAGTGGATTCTTCAGGGAACTCGCGATTTAGTAACCGCCAAAGATGCTCTGAGTAAACGATTGAAAAGTCTACATTCTCATATGGGTCACGCTCCGCTGCAGTAG
- the LOC6897316 gene encoding prolyl 4-hydroxylase subunit alpha-2-like isoform X2: MSGFGLKIVLFLLAQAAALGLVWNQLELEQTEQLLVENLKQYLLELRQRHQMIKKTLHQLRAESGRDGEFFEIHLSVPQRAMALIRRLHEDWPNWMVYLNATEGGEGQIIVAKELRQRLPKREDLIQAANDVHKLQITYNLKPHDQYFRPLNSRDCLALGTYLAHQRNHQHAEEWLKLSLKLYRAGETKNRTSFYKDAQYKHLLYHLGVTKYAQNPSDGYALKLIAKAYSLAPHDEQIVDHAEYVLEQRPYFDGCRGAFPTKSHHHSLHCRYHNKGSAFSRLAPLKLEIFSHDPYVVIYHDVLYDAEMQGLIDSTRRRMSRSMVQYEIRQIEISEQRTSKEAPFTEKNDPQLLKRIYDRLKDMTGCNMLRSEHLSILLYDQGGHHDPHVDYHDLYWHPQEYEYHPFGDRQASVVFYLNDVEDGGETVFPKLQLVIPPTKGSALMWHNLRPWGEGDPRTQHASCPVLSGYKQVAIQWILQGTRDLVTAKDALSKRLKSLHSHMGHAPLQ; this comes from the exons AAGCAATATCTCTTGGAGCTAAGACAAAGGCATCAGATGATTAAAAA GACGCTTCATCAATTGCGTGCGGAGAGCGGCAGAGATGGTGAATTCTTTGAAATACATTTGTCGGTGCCACAGCGGGCCATGGCATTAATCCGACGTCTCCATGAAGATTGGCCTAATTGGATGGTGTATCTCAATGCcacagaaggaggagaag GCCAAATCATAGTGGCTAAAGAACTCCGTCAAAGATTGCCCAAAAGAGAAGATCTCATCCAAGCAGCTAATGATGTTCATAAACTGCAAATTACTTACAATCTAAAGCCACATGACCAATATTT CCGCCCATTAAATTCAAGGGACTGTCTGGCACTGGGAACTTATCTAGCACATCAGAGGAACCACCAACATGCGGAGGAATGGCTGAAGTTATCCCTGAAGCTTTACAGAGCAGGCGAAACAAAGAATCGCACATCGTTTTACAAGGACGCCCAGTACAAGCATCTGTTGTATCATCTAGGAGTAACAAAGTACGCTCAAAACCCATCGGATGGATATGCCTTAAAGTTGATAGCCAAGGCGTATTCCCTGGCCCCTCACGATGAACAAATTGTAGACCACGCGGAGTATGTGCTGGAACAACGGCCCTATTTCGATGGATGCCGTGGTGCGTTTCCGACCAAATCCCATCACCACAGTCTCCACTGTCGGTACCACAACAAGGGGTCTGCTTTCTCGAGGCTGGCCCCATTGAAACTAGAGATATTTAGCCATGATCCCTATGTAGTGATCTACCATGATGTTCTATACGACGCGGAAATGCAAGGTTTGATCGATTCTACACGCCGCAGAATGAGCCGCTCCATGGTGCAGTACGAGATCCGTCAGATCGAGATTTCAGAGCAGCGCACCTCAAAGGAAGCTCCCTTCACGGAGAAGAATGATCCACAGCTGTTGAAACGCATCTACGATCGTCTCAAGGATATGACTGGCTGTAATATGTTGAGGTCCGAGCATCTTAGTATTCTTCTCTACGATCAGGGCGGGCATCATGATCCCCATGTGGATTACCATGATTTGTATTGG CATCCgcaggagtacgagtatcatCCTTTCGGAGATCGACAAGCCTCCGTTGTATTCTAT CTAAACGATGTGGAAGATGGCGGCGAAACAGTTTTCCCCAAACTGCAATTGGTAATACCTCCTACGAAAGGATCTGCTTTGATGTGGCATAATCTAAGGCCATGGGGCGAAGGCGATCCTCGTACGCAGCATGCCTCTTGTCCAGTTCTTAGCGGCTACAAACAGG TGGCCATTCAGTGGATTCTTCAGGGAACTCGCGATTTAGTAACCGCCAAAGATGCTCTGAGTAAACGATTGAAAAGTCTACATTCTCATATGGGTCACGCTCCGCTGCAGTAG
- the LOC4801708 gene encoding tether containing UBX domain for GLUT4: protein MEKRVTILLPNGRRQNVSVTANMTLLEILETVCSKHGYDSEEHCLKFHNKDVSLTQQFRFSGLPNNCVLEMEPTEKRRTVSNVVVCIQLSDGSREQGEFAPNDTVWQVVQKLCGSQVKTFDSPIIIYMRSEVIGQKNMEQTTLKSLGILEGRAMMRLVDKKPEELKTQANVYKPPEVQPKPKDDDAQPSTSRSTTSGTGGGGFALTSNMIKSLKRTAPEGNSDAQNDEEMPPEKDEQPEAPKYDWGSGSGYSLNNAEAKPMQMENDADDSPGRAPPVVNVIGPRQAVLFSLDATHKQTDELPDSFFDLTVNDLKMVLRDLKRTSAGDDDAPLLTAKLRELERQKAMLAKLNQYKDCVLRIQFPDRFVLQGIFKPHETMAKVEDFVREFLVNPSEKFNIFTIPPKKVLPSSETLLELNCVPNAVVHFGFLKDSLNSENNRFVLEKFVDQLTSEEGAHYAVQKYRCTRATVSASS, encoded by the coding sequence ATGGAGAAGCGCGTCACAATCCTGCTGCCCAACGGCAGGCGACAAAATGTGAGCGTGACGGCGAACATGACGCTGCTGGAGATCCTGGAGACGGTCTGCTCGAAGCATGGCTACGACAGCGAGGAGCACTGTCTGAAGTTCCACAACAAGGACGTGTCCCTCACGCAACAGTTCCGTTTCAGCGGCTTGCCCAACAATTGCGTGCTGGAAATGGAGCCCACGGAGAAGCGTCGCACCGTGAGCAACGTTGTGGTCTGCATTCAGCTGAGTGACGGATCCCGTGAGCAGGGCGAGTTCGCCCCCAACGATACTGTCTGGCAGGTAGTCCAGAAACTGTGTGGTAGCCAGGTGAAGACCTTCGACAGTCCTATCATCATCTATATGCGCAGTGAGGTGATTGGACAGAAGAATATGGAGCAGACGACGCTCAAGTCGCTGGGCATACTGGAGGGACGTGCCATGATGCGATTGGTTGACAAGAAGCCAGAGGAACTGAAGACCCAGGCCAATGTGTACAAGCCGCCGGAGGTACAACCCAAGCCAAAGGATGACGACGCGCAGCCCAGCACCTCGCGCTCGACCACCAGTGGGACAGGTGGCGGCGGTTTTGCCCTAACCAGCAACATGATCAAGTCCTTGAAACGCACTGCTCCAGAGGGAAACTCAGATGCCCAGAATGATGAAGAAATGCCCCCCGAAAAGGATGAGCAGCCAGAGGCTCCCAAATATGATTGGGGCAGTGGATCCGGCTACTCGTTGAATAACGCTGAAGCAAAGCCGATGCAGATGGAGAATGATGCTGATGATAGTCCAGGACGCGCCCCGCCGGTGGTGAACGTGATTGGACCTCGCCAGGCTGTGCTCTTCTCCCTGGATGCCACCCATAAGCAAACCGATGAGCTGCCAGACTCGTTCTTCGACTTGACAGTGAACGATCTCAAAATGGTGCTGCGCGACCTGAAGCGTACTTCCGCGGGCGATGACGATGCTCCGCTTTTGACAGCCAAGCTACGCGAGCTGGAGCGCCAGAAGGCCATGCTGGCCAAATTGAATCAATACAAGGACTGTGTGCTGCGCATTCAGTTCCCCGATCGCTTCGTGCTCCAGGGGATATTTAAGCCCCACGAAACGATGGCCAAGGTGGAGGACTTTGTGCGAGAGTTCCTGGTCAATCCCAGCGAGAAGTTCAATATCTTTACCATACCACCGAAGAAGGTGCTGCCGTCGAGCGAGACGCTGCTGGAACTCAACTGTGTACCCAATGCAGTGGTGCACTTTGGCTTCCTCAAGGACTCGCTGAATTCGGAGAATAATCGTTTTGTGCTGGAGAAGTTCGTGGATCAACTGACCTCCGAGGAGGGCGCACACTATGCCGTGCAGAAGTACCGCTGCACACGGGCCACGGTCAGCGCTAGTTCATAG
- the Mccc1 gene encoding methylcrotonoyl-CoA carboxylase subunit alpha, mitochondrial codes for MYARLLRSVGASARCFATEANAAAPKIRPISKILISNRGEIACRVIRTARKLGVRTVAVFSDPDEKSLHTQLADEAYRVGEAASSASYLRGEHILEIAKRSGAQAIHPGYGFLSESVEFAEQCQREGVIFMGPPSSAIRDMGIKSTSKAIMAAAGVPIINGYHGEDQSDECLQAEAKIIGFPLMIKAVRGGGGKGMRIAEKPEDFLTALNSARNESQKSFGDSSVLLERYVRSPRHVEVQVFADQYGDAVYLWERDCSVQRRHQKIIEEAPAPGLSEELRRELGEAAVRAAKAVGYVGAGTVEFILDKEDLSFHFMEMNTRLQVEHPISEMITGTDLVEWQIRIAAGEPLPLKQSQITRSGHAFEARIYAENPRGGFLPGAGPLRYLSTPQTSAEVRVETGVREGDEVSVHYDPMIAKLVVWGENRSQALNSLIARLGEYHISGLDTNINFLIDLASHPEFQLANVHTGFIEQHFDTLFPPISISQQQVSQAAIALVFNELQASVSNSSGSQDPFAATPNARLNYALIRNYNLKANDKVHSVDVKYNGEELQIRVDNGAWQAIKAERVQDVGRLKIRANIDSNISTYNANIDGPTVSLFLESGKLDFELVQPKFLSAQVDQLGAGGSRVVAPMPGVLEKVLVKPGDQVKKGDSLAVLIAMKMEHILKAPKDATIKSIGGAEGDNVAKGAAVITFVDEEVAAN; via the exons ATGTATGCGAGACTTTTGCGCAGCGTTGGCGCAAGTGCAAG GTGCTTTGCCACAGAAGCCAATGCCGCCGCCCCGAAAATACGGCCGATAAGCAAGATCCTGATATCCAATCGAGGAGAGATCGCCTGCCGTGTGATCCGCACTGCTCGAAAGCTGGGAGTTCGCACTGTGGCTGTGTTTTCCGACCCGGATGAGAAGAGCTTGCACACACAACTGGCTGATGAGGCGTATCGCGTGGGCGAGGCAGCCTCGTCTGCCTCGTACCTGCGTGGCGAGCACATCCTGGAGATTGCCAAGCGGTCCGGCGCCCAGGCGATTCATCCGGGCTATGGATTTCTCTCCGAATCGGTGGAGTTTGCCGAACAATGCCAGCGCGAAGGAGTCATCTTCATGGGTCCCCCAAGCTCTGCCATTCGTGACATGGGCATCAAGAGTACCAGCAAAGCGATAATGGCTGCCGCCGGAGTGCCCATTATCAATGGCTACCACGGCGAGGATCAGTCCGATGAGTGCCTGCAGGCAGAAGCCAAGATTATTGGCTTCCCGCTGATGATCAAGGCAGTGCGCGGCGGAGGAGGCAAGGGAATGCGAATTGCCGAGAAGCCAGAGGACTTTCTGACGGCCCTCAACTCGGCGCGCAACGAATCGCAAAAGTCCTTTGGCGACAGTTCTGTGCTCCTCGAGCGCTATGTCCGATCACCCCGTCATGTGGAGGTTCAGGTGTTCGCCGATCAGTATGGTGATGCAGTCTACCTCTGGGAGCGGGACTGCTCTGTGCAGCGACGCCATCAGAAGATCATTGAAGAGGCACCAGCG CCTGGCCTGTCGGAGGAACTGCGTCGCGAGCTGGGCGAGGCCGCTGTGCGTGCTGCCAAGGCTGTGGGATATGTGGGAGCCGGAACTGTCGAATTTATTCTGGACAAGGAAGACCTCTCCTTCCACTTTATGGAGATGAACACCCGGCTTCAAGTGGAACATCCCATTTCCGAGATGATCACAGGCACTGACCTCGTCGAGTGGCAGATTCGCATTGCCGCCGGCGAGCCCTTGCCACTGAAGCAGTCCCAGATAACACGCAGCGGACACGCCTTCGAGGCCCGCATCTATGCTGAAAATCCGCGCGGTGGTTTCCTGCCAGGCGCCGGACCACTGCGTTACCTGTCCACGCCACAGACCAGTGCCGAGGTGCGCGTTGAAACCGGTGTCCGAGAGGGCGACGAGGTGTCCGTGCACTATGATCCCATGATTGCCAAACTGGTCGTCTGGGGAGAGAATCGCTCACAGGCTCTGAACTCACTGATTGCCCGACTGGGAGAGTACCAT ATCTCCGGTCTGGATACGAATATCAACTTCCTGATCGATCTGGCCTCGCATCCTGAGTTCCAGCTGGCCAACGTCCACACGGGCTTTATCGAGCAGCACTTTGACACGCTCTTCCCACCGATTTCGATCAGCCAGCAGCAAGTGAGCCAAGCAGCGATTGCCTTGGTGTTCAATGAACTGCAGGCATCcgtcagcaacagcagcggcagccaggaTCCATTCGCCGCCACACCGAATGCTCGTCTTAACTATGCCTTGATCCGAAACTATAATCTAAAAGCCAATGACAAAG TCCACTCGGTTGATGTCAAGTATAATGGAGAGGAGCTGCAGATACGCGTGGACAATGGTGCCTGGCAGGCGATCAAGGCTGAGAGAGTGCAGGATGTAGGACGTCTAAAGATTCGTGCCAATATAGACAGCAACATCTCCACTTATAATGCAAACATTGATGGGCCAACTGTGAGCTTGTTCCTCGAG AGTGGAAAACTGGACTTTGAGCTGGTTCAGCCAAAGTTCTTGAGCGCTCAGGTCGATCAGTTGGGAGCCGGAGGCTCCAGAGTGGTGGCCCCCATGCCCGGAGTGCTGGAGAAGGTGCTGGTTAAACCGGGCGATCAAGTCAAGAAAGGCGACAGCCTGGCTGTGCTTATCG CTATGAAAATGGAGCATATCTTGAAGGCTCCGAAGGATGCGACCATCAAATCAATTGGCGGCGCCGAAGGCGATAATGTGGCCAAGGGAGCGGCTGTGATTACCTTCGTGGATGAAGAGGTGGCCGCCAACTAG
- the LOC4801709 gene encoding prolyl 4-hydroxylase subunit alpha-2-like: MLDNVRVMCTLSVSIFISISLFAFCLICGNAITNTAHEKSYACSSVALIKLLRVEDELIRNLKSYVAKLKFKHHLVHQALSSMRAGESQMKADYEAYLGNPLNSLGLIHRLHRDWEQLVRYTSEVQENEREHIKHAHRMRMLLPSTLDMEEACRGIDNLVSFYELQPEDLADGTLVAGDSQPATALSPPDCHALGNFCRTDRNNRRAEAWFTASLKRYNEERLEYSAFGFSRQTIHNSWGVLLMKSQQETAAVAHISNYIKEQYSAKITYKRGCNGVFRAPSYLHCSYNSTTTAFARIAPLKMEELSHDPYMVLFHDVVYESEIDFLLNATQLKASLVGQYQYSPVRTSKEQHFVEYNDTAVVKTLHRRLNDMTGLDMIESDALTLINYGMGGHYDVHYDSHNYSEANRLILGDRIATVLFYVGEVDSGGATTFPYINVSVTPKKGSAVLWYNLDNAGQMNPKAIHAGCPVIVGSKYVLTKWINEIPQLFLAPCVRNDTFRLKSR; this comes from the exons ATGCTGGATAACGTTCGTGTAATGTGTACTTTAAGCGTATCCATCTTTATATCCATAAGCCTCTTTGCGTTTTGTTTAATCTGTGGAAATGCAATCACAAATACGGCTCACGAAAAGTCGTATGCCTGTTCGTCAGTGGCACTGATCAAGCTGCTGAGGGTCGAAGATGAGCTAATACGGAACCTTAAAAGCTACGTGGCCAAGTTGAAGTTTAAGCATCATCTAGTGCACCA AGCATTGAGCAGCATGCGAGCGGGGGAAAGCCAAATGAAAGCGGACTACGAGGCATACCTGGGGAATCCCCTGAACAGCTTAGGGCTTATACACCGCCTGCATCGAGATTGGGAGCAATTGGTGCGTTACACATCAGAAGTGCAGGAGAATGAAAGAG AGCACATAAAGCATGCACATCGTATGCGAATGCTTCTGCCCAGTACCTTGGACATGGAAGAGGCCTGTCGTGGCATCGATAACTTAGTGAGCTTCTACGAACTGCAGCCGGAAGACTTAGCCGATGGCACTCTAGTCGCTGGAGACTCGCAGCCCGCCACCGCCTTGTCTCCACCGGACTGCCATGCCTTGGGAAATTTTTGCAGAACCGATCGGAATAATAGGAGGGCTGAGGCTTGGTTCACCGCCTCATTGAAAAGATACAACGAGGAAAGACTTGAGTATTCGGCCTTTGGGTTCAGCCGGCAAACAATCCACAACTCCTGGGGCGTACTGCTCATGAAGAGCCAGCAAGAAACTGCCGCCGTGGCACACATAAGCAATTATATTAAAGAGCAATATAGTGCAAAAATTACGTATAAGCGGGGCTGCAATGGCGTCTTCAGAGCTCCATCCTATTTGCACTGTAGCTACAACAGCACCACGACAGCCTTTGCGCGCATTGCACCACTGAAGATGGAGGAGCTAAGCCACGACCCGTACATGGTGCTCTTCCACGATGTTGTCTACGAGAGCGAAATCGATTTTCTGCTGAATGCCACACAGCTGAAGGCATCTCTGGTGGGTCAGTATCAGTACTCCCCTGTTCGGACGTCAAAGGAACAGCATTTCGTTGAATATAACGATACAGCAGTGGTCAAGACTCTCCACCGTCGGCTAAACGACATGACCGGCCTGGATATGATTGAAAGCGATGCTCTGACGCTAATCAACTATGGCATGGGCGGCCACTATGACGTGCATTACGATAGCCACAACTACAGCGAGGCGAATCGACTCATCTTAGGCGACCGCATAGCCACTGTCCTCTTTTAT GTGGGCGAAGTGGACTCTGGCGGTGCCACAACATTTCCCTACATCAATGTGTCTGTCACGCCCAAGAAGGGATCCGCTGTCTTATGGTACAACTTGGACAATGCTGGCCAAATGAATCCCAAAGCAATACACGCCGGGTGCCCAGTGATCGTTGGCTCCAAATACG TGCTTACCAAATGGATCAACGAAATACCGCAGTTGTTCCTCGCACCATGCGTAAGGAACGACACATTCAGACTAAAATCTAGATAG